The genomic region AATGTTTTCTGTTACattaattatgtttctctttctttgagttacctggTTTGGGGTGTGGCTGaggactttaaaaacaaaatgtcaaaatacCAACCATGTGCTATCAGAAACAGGGGTGCTTAGGTTTATGTGCGCTATTCTCTGCTTATTTAGTACAGAATAGTCCCCCTCCACTATATTTAAGTGACCTGCTAGGGGGCTTGCTAATTATGTCTTTGAATTCTGTccttttgcaatttttttgagtgttaaaataaaaataaaaaacattttgaagacatttttcctGTGTCCTCTTTGCTGCTTGGTCCCTCACAATATTCTTTtaactttgttacttttttcctgttACTCTTCTGTCAGCTTTTGCAATGGTGTGCAGTATCAGCTCAGTGTTACATGGCAGAGTCGACATTCCTTTGTAACTGATGTTACTGACTCGCCCTTCGTTGAGACCTCCATCAGAtgccttttctatttttaaatatcagCAGGCACACCCCTATCAGTCTGTCTTTTCCACTATGAAGGCATGCTGTAAAAGTATATGCGTAAGCATATTTAAAatcaatttttacatttttccgcTACAACACCACAAATACAAGGATATTTGCACACACTTGTGTAGAGATCAGTATCCTGTTTGCAACAACTGCCTTTTTGTGTTTGACAAAAGGCAAGTATTAACTCACAGGACATATGAGAGTCATAAGATTCATAACTCTGTCTGCATAAACACGCTTTCACTGAATTATGCCGGAGAATGCAGGAGAAACAAAAACCGGTTTGTGTTCACCCGTCACCAGTTAAATCATTTCCATGAATGTTAAATATGTTGTTAAAGTTAAAGAGTTTGTAGaatcaaatgttaaaatgtgtCTTCTTAGTCTGGAATTTGTTCtatatatggaaaaaaaaattgactgaCCACTGGGGCAGCTGTTGGGGCTGAGTCTGAAGGCATTGATGATTTTACTGCCATGGGTGGAGGGCCAGTGGTCCAAGCTGTGCACGTCTATAAACCCCTCTTTAAATCATTGCAGGATGGAGAAACAGGAATTCTTGAGTGATGAAGACTGTTGTTTTGTCCTTAATGATGATCCTGCTAGATTTTTATACTCTTTGAATTCCCACCAATTGATGTTTCCTGAGTAAAAGGTGATTACAAAGTAGCTAAAGCCAGAGCCCTGGAATCGTAAGTGCAGAGACTAAAccaagtttattattattattattaataataataataataataatatatagtaTACTATATTTATCcctgtggggaaattcctctctgcatctcGTGGCAGTCCTAGCccgtttggcgccctgggcgaacactccctctggcgccccccccacacacaaaacatattaagtaagtaataaagtattctgattcttaaTGTTTTAGGATACATGACCTGCCTTTGTTGACCGCAGCACAACGAGTTTCCCCTTGTTGCATGAGAGTCTGTGATGTTTTAAGAGTTTGAATCGCGAGCCGAtcacatttctctgtaaaaatTTCAAGCACTTCAATAAACAAGCGAGCAATTCCACCTCTCATTGcgtaaagttgacagcgcgtCAGGCAAATAGGCAGGCTCAATCCCCGGCCTCTAGCGACTGTGGAAGTCGCTacactcctcctcttcttttctctctttaaactttaaaaacgggttgtgtgtgagactttaaatcaacaaaatataaaatatacattttaaattgttattgatccctttaccccgagtcctaaagtgtatatttattttcttactcttcttatatttactgttcgtttacttgcactgctgtaactggagcctcgtcgtctcgtctctataTATGCTCGACTGTaagtagcggagatgacaataaagtttactttgacttcagcagcgagcaggcgcaccgagggctctcgcgcgtATAGAATAgaaagtctgtatcataatgtctggtgttttcatgtttgttggtttgtttttattttgacagacaGAGAATCCCCCCCGCCGGCCcgtcctctcctccctgtgccgcaagcagcaggcgcacctcacaaacggagggcgcccttactcccagcaaatgggcgatagaaaaccgacgGTGCCTGTACCATCCCtatgcgctggcatgatgtcggggcagcatgtgtacgagcaatttttttttttgccgatgcctgttatgccgccccccaccacgatgccgccccgggcaaccgcccgtgtcgcccgtatctaaAAACGCTACTGCCCCAATGATAGTAACGCCTAAATACTCAgctacacacacagaaaacactctTTTATGCTGCCTGTGGTTCCACCTGTATCACAACATTTTCTAAGAGGTTACTTCACCATAGCGACCTACCACCACTACAACAGAAATGTGCCATCACCTTATGAGGGAacaaaattaattcattttcacTGAAGTCTCAAAAGTCTCACAAAAAACTCATATAGTATAATCATTAGCATGCAGTCTCTTCTCACCTTTTTCAAAggctccaaaaataaaaacagcaacaagatAAGGTGAAACTCCAAAAAAGGACATTTCATATAAACTTTATTCAGGCTGACACTTTGTCTGGCACTGGGCTCAGCTACTACAGCAAACTGCCGCATGTGCCACTCCCCATGATCACTGAACAGCTGCAAATGATTTATATGTAGAtccagggccgtgcagagacgtttaaaggggcgggtgctcaaagttaaaaaggggcacattgaaccaggctgaataacaacaacacacattcatcaagaatctaatatgggaagggcagggctgtgttgatctgagactgtagacattaaaaagtccacaggagcagggccgtgcagagacgtttaaaggggcgggtgctcaaagttaaaaaggggcacattgaaccaggctgaataacaacaacacacattcatcaagaatctaatatgggcaacaaggcaaagcaaacgtagccaatgttttacctgatgggtacaatgttgctgttgaggtgtttctgctgctcctgctgctgataggagggcagggctgtgttgatctgagactgtaggcattaaaaagtccacaggagagatggtagctgattaaacaagtgtcatgagataataacaaaatgcaaagattggtgacagcgcttggaaccataaggcaacaaaaatctgtgagaaataatttaggctctgcctgtgaatcactctttgcttctcttcttccttccatcatttcatatatcactctccacttgctgtctatctgagaacaaggcacaacttgctattgcaataaactataatctaattatccacacctaacaactcttgcacttaatctataataaaatgatgacagaaaaatgttatagcactgcctttagtagcctcacacagctcctactgtttcctcctcatgtccttaccagccatgtctggacaatgttatatcatgagtaataatttaaaaaaatccatatacataaaacaagcacatgcacgcacacacagtgacattttagaccttcttcagaatactgtatatactatgggcatcatggtgctgatccagaatccttacattattattcattactagagctacaataataaagcaatgaggagggggaagtaataaatatgaaataatgtatttatgatgattccatttgtttcactatccactctgtgcagggcaaagcttattacacttttaaactgtagagatacaataatgTTACTGCTGTAACATCcaatttttgtcttatttaaaacataaatctaatataatctgtttcttaatgtatgttttttttaaatacagcgtgtgtttttaatatattataattataataataattatgtggacatgtatattagatcgttttttagtgaaatataatccccccagaaaggcaggaaatgctctgtaacttactttaaaactaaatatgttccctaaaacggtgacagagctacagacccatgacagccttacccAGTGAGctagcagctatgaccagcactacttgtgcagttaataaaaggacaggtaatgtttgtcacgctgttgcacacacagcacgctcgtttgtttcagttcgtcaaaTTGCCACAAGAcaacttaccaacgtgtacgtaataagccaatactcctgtgtgctacacactacagtgtgcgctgtacacctacttactgggtttgtcgcatcagtctgtgtctctgagttaacttgtgtttctcctacagctccggaccgcaaaaaatgcgcgtgctctttgtgagctcgttcccggctcgtaaccagcgcgttctgccgtcgagggcgatcattggttaaatgtgatcatgtgactgatgcaagccagatccttttatttagcaaaactgtgattaatagttaaatattattgttgaggggcacagacaggactccgcacgcacgcacacattaaaaaaataataataattgtttttttttaaaaaaagttgcctcaacaaaagggcaccttgggcacccatcaggaaaggggcgggtgctcaagcccctctagccccccacATCACAtgggccagcatctggccaatccaccacctttcattcatttcattcattgttacaaaaaaacaaaacaaaaacaaaacaacggcccataaaaacgaaaaatcacaaGACATGGaaattttgtatttacattcaGTCTGAAAAAATGACATCTGCTATGTCGGCCTATACTGAGTTACATGTGCAGCGGTACAAAGTTAACTGAGCCACAGCATTAAGATTTTTGTGTTTCAAAACATGCTTTAATCcttaaaatgaaagtaaaacataCTTTCTCcactacaacacagagcagtgTCGCATGCTTTCCTCAAGCACGGTGAGCAAGTTTTCGTGATAAGTGAAAACGAGGAAATGTCCTGCGCACTGACGCTGTAGTGCCATCTAGTGGGCTCACTCGGCAAGAAATATAATCCACTCAAATGCAGTGGTTTTAACCCAGCATTACGGCACGGCCTGCTTTGGTTAGGCCCCCTTCACGCTGCATCAGGTCAGGGACAACACATGTTGTGTGCATTTTGACAcaatgtgtgcttgtgtgcttCCTCAGGAAGTTCAGTATGACACAGAGAACTTACAAAATCTCAAAAGTTTTATAGAGTTTTAGGTGAAAAGCTCATGACATTTACTACACACATCTTCGATAAAGAGCACAGTGTTGATTGCACATTTACCATGAGAATAAACCGTTATATCCACAATACTTGACAAAAATCGTTGATATCGTTTTAGTAGGTTGATAAATATCCCAACACTGAGTAATTTAAAGTTTGAACAATGTatatgttgatttaaaaaaaaaacaacctattGTTTTATTGACCAGTAAATGTCTCAACATGCTCCCCATGAATAAGCCGAGACCCCCAGTGGCCGTTTTTTGCAACTTCAGGTTTTCATGGTTGCTTGTATTAGGAGGAATTACTGCAATAAAAGCAATTTAATCGATCAGCTAAAATTATTGATGAGAACAATTTCAGGTTAGTCACTCCTGCTCATTCTTACACTTTTTGTTTCAAGTAGCTTAATGttaaaaaatctgccaaaaacacaatattgaataaatataaaaatagataaataaaagcagaaactaCTGAAGTAGAAACTGCAACATGAGTAAAAATGAAtgctttgtgtgtgagtgtttttcttttatcttttcaaattttgttaaaaaaagaccaaaaacaaaaacagaagatggACCAGTAGAAACAATTTGTCAAAACATTTCTTGCTGGTAAAGGTGAAAGTCGTGGATCGTGGTGTAATCGCTGAAACCTCTATTAAGATGATCCAGATCTacaaacaccagaaaaagaaaaatattgcaTGTCACTCTTAAGGTTGCAAAATCAGAGTATTCTGGAAAGAGGGATGGcttggaaaaaacaaatacaagttCATCAGAGTTTGATTAGTCAGAAGATGAGCTCTCTCTGTGACAGACAACAGATTTAACAGTTAAATCTGCGCAAACATTTATcagctgaaacaaaaacaaacaaacaacaacatcgTTTAAGACGAGTAGATTTCTTTCTATACCAGAAAAAGATGAgcgcagcagcacagagcacCAACAACACCACAGACGACCGAATGGCTGAAATCCTGGTTCCTTCGAGGCAAACAGCAGAAAGAAGAGTATAATAATTTAAACAACTATCAAAAGTCAATAGACTCAATGataaaacttactttaaaacataCAAATGTTAACACACCTAAATTCCTGGGATTAGATCCCGATTTCTCATCTAGCTCTGGTAGAAGAAACATAAGCATTACAATAACAGTAGTCATCATTTTATAAATCAGTGACTTCAAAAAAGTttctcaccatcatcatcatcatcaggaatCGTCACCATCACCTCTCTgtgaggagcagagagcactcGTGCTGCACATCCCACCTGTGTGCTGTTGCTACGTGAACCTGAGAGCACAGCTGTAGTGGTGACAGTGAATGTAGCGTTGgtgttggacacactgacagTGTTGTACTGTGAGAAGCTGAGGTCTTGTTGTGAGACACTGAGTGTTACAGTGGGAGCAGGTCGACCAGTGGCTGAACAGGAAACAACCCACTCTTCAGTAGAGTTTGactctctgacatcaacaacaggTTCATGCAGCTCTGTGAAGGATCAGGAGATATCATCAACATGTTCTTACAAACACACCAGCTGCTCACACATTTATGTCAAGATGGTAAAAGTTCTTACCGTAAACTTCGAGGCAGGTTCTACCAATGAAGGAGCCTTCAGGATAAGTGTTAAACAAACACCTATAGCAGCCTTCATCCTGCTCCGTCACATTCCTGATGACTATGGAGCAGTTCTGTagtccagtgtatttaaactcaACTTTATCTGTAAAGTCAGTATTCACTTTTTGGCCAAAGTACTTGTTGTACGTGGCAACATTTGTCTCCACGTCATGTAAGCTTTTCTGCCATGTGACCTGGAGGACGTCTTTAGTCTCCAAGAGCTGACAGCTGAATTCAGCATCTTCTCCCACTGCTGCCAGCACagtctgctgtgtttggatcactgctgttaGAGCTGTAGGAGTTAAAGATCAAGGCACTTTAAATATTCAGTTCAAGTCCAACCCTTACTCACACCGAATGTAACACATGTAACACACACTTATACCTTCATTCTCACACTCACATGCTGCCCAAGTAGTTCTGATGCTAAATAAACGAAAGtatcaaagaaaatgtttttcgtATTAACTGAATGTGTACCAGTCAAATACATTTCGCTTGACCAGATTCCATTCAATGCAACactttacatttttcttatgaGATCACACTTTTTCTTTGCTAACCTCTTCCTTTGAGTACTTTCCTCTAGCCCACACTCTTCCTTCTTAAATTAGTAAATACTCTTAAATGAGTAAATAAACCATCATGTGGAtaagagagaaacaaagagaccGTTGAATTGTCAGCAGCTCTTAAGAAATTTCACCTCCTTTAAGTTTATTACCTCCTTCTGCTGCTCCGCTTGACAGGAACCGCCCGTCAAATCTACTTTCTGCAGTGAAATCCACTTCACTACAGAAGCTCACCACAGAGCAATAAATCGCCACGCATTAAGTGtcataaagaaaacacagtatcTCCCTCACCTTTAGAAAAGATGGCCACCAAAGACATGACGATTATgactgcgagagaattcaacagaCAGCCTGTTCAAGAATAAATGATTTCAAATGGGCCCCTTACCTTCAAAACAGGAGGGGGCGGGGTGCTTCCTGATAAAGCTAATTTCATTCATAATATCGtcaatccaagcccattatgtcaCAATTAATTCTTCCTGGTTTGTGCCAATCGCAGGGGAAAAACGATACAAACCAAATGTGCGCACTAAGGTGCAGGTCTATTAGTTTACGTTATGACGATTCTCCGATTGGGAGGGGTGTTGTTACGGAGTGCAAAATGAACACcgatggaagatggacaagaaaaggtcAAAGCCATCagctgctcagtttagaaaagggagaagaggaggagaagcgaGCGATGTGTCATCATGGAGAATGTGTGACGAATTATAATAGCTGTTGGTTGGCTGTTTGCATACTGTGCTACGCTAAAACCGGATGACAGTATAATGTTGTAGTCTAGCTGACtttgcaaaacaacaaaaatcctCACACTATTAAGTTGCATTATTTAGGAACTTACTGTAATTACAAAGTAATGTATTACAATAGTCATGAACACCACAACTCCATGAAAGCATGGAAAAAATGGTAGTGAGGATTAAAAAGGTGAAACAATTAGCAAACAAGAGACGGCACTTCTGCAGGCTGAGAAAATAAGATAGAGAGCAGTACTGACTCATAATGCAGGAGTGCATTAACCTTGTCCAGAAAGGCTCTTGCAGTCACAGCAGCTACCATGTTACCATGTACAAAACAAACTAGCAGGATCACTTCAACAATGGTTGATGATATCAAGCTTGGAAATTTTTTTCTCCATAACTCTAGATTGCACTCCAGATATTAGCCGCACTGAACATCTGTCGGTTGTGATTCGGATTGTGTCATTACAAGAGAAAATAGTGAAAGAGGCTTTGATTGAGTTGAGAAACCACACCAAAGCCCAGTCTTTGTCTGAGGAGGTGGGATTATACAGATTCAGCATTTGTACAAGGGTGTGGTATGACATCCTGAACCAAACCCACCATGTGAGCAAACTCATGCAGTCTCCCAACATGCATGCGATGTAGCAGTCAACCTGCTCAAAAAGACAGAGCGAGGTCTCTACAGCTACAGGGCAACAGGCTTTGATTCTGCACAAATGTCAGCCAAGGATATGTGTGAGGACATGAACATAGAGGCTGTTCTGCCACAGAAAAGACTGAGATCTACAAAGCAGCACTTCTCTTACAAATCATTTGATGAGCCATTGAGTGATGCCTTAAAGAAGCTGTAGGTGACCTTTTTAATGTTGCTGTTGATGCTGCA from Astatotilapia calliptera chromosome 23, fAstCal1.2, whole genome shotgun sequence harbors:
- the LOC113016555 gene encoding OX-2 membrane glycoprotein-like → MAGRTITLVSSLLAIFSTALTAVIQTQQTVLAAVGEDAEFSCQLLETKDVLQVTWQKSLHDVETNVATYNKYFGQKVNTDFTDKVEFKYTGLQNCSIVIRNVTEQDEGCYRCLFNTYPEGSFIGRTCLEVYELHEPVVDVRESNSTEEWVVSCSATGRPAPTVTLSVSQQDLSFSQYNTVSVSNTNATFTVTTTAVLSGSRSNSTQVGCAARVLSAPHREVMVTIPDDDDDELDEKSGSNPRNLDLDHLNRGFSDYTTIHDFHLYQQEMF